A single Tenacibaculum sp. 190524A02b DNA region contains:
- a CDS encoding sterol desaturase family protein: MIEFLSKEISWIDLEYWFYLVNDLSLLYIIVPFFIVELIRYTYIKQLTKNLILDSIANLITFGAFFIIEIILGILAITKLYFWVYQHISLPHLQLNWATVITCILLADLAYYWEHRMMHRIGIGWATHTVHHSSPHFNMSVAYRFGPLDAILPIVFSLPIVMLGYDPILVLLSEVFVQVFQTLLHTEIIGKLIKPIEFIFNTPSHHRVHHGSNKQYWDKNYAGILIIWDRMLGTFEPEKEKVIYGISEPLQSVNPINVFFHGITRFIKKLHTIKNAKNKLLAFIKPPDWMPKNE, from the coding sequence ATGATTGAATTTTTATCAAAAGAAATTAGTTGGATAGATCTTGAATATTGGTTCTATCTTGTAAATGATTTAAGTTTGCTTTATATAATAGTCCCTTTTTTCATAGTAGAATTAATAAGATACACTTATATAAAACAGCTTACTAAAAACTTGATTTTAGATAGTATTGCTAACCTTATTACCTTTGGAGCTTTTTTTATTATTGAAATCATTCTTGGGATATTAGCCATCACTAAACTCTATTTTTGGGTATATCAACATATCAGTCTACCACATTTACAACTCAACTGGGCTACTGTTATTACCTGTATTCTTTTAGCTGATTTGGCTTATTATTGGGAACATCGTATGATGCATCGTATTGGCATTGGTTGGGCAACACATACTGTACATCACAGTTCCCCACATTTTAACATGTCGGTTGCCTATCGTTTTGGGCCTTTAGATGCTATTTTGCCTATTGTATTTTCATTACCTATTGTAATGCTTGGTTATGATCCTATTTTAGTATTATTATCAGAAGTTTTTGTACAAGTATTCCAAACCTTATTACATACTGAAATTATTGGTAAACTAATTAAACCCATTGAGTTTATATTTAACACACCATCTCATCACCGAGTACACCATGGCTCTAACAAGCAATATTGGGATAAAAATTATGCAGGTATTTTAATTATATGGGACAGAATGTTAGGTACTTTTGAACCTGAAAAAGAAAAAGTTATTTATGGAATTTCAGAGCCTCTACAAAGTGTGAATCCAATAAACGTATTTTTTCACGGTATAACACGCTTTATTAAAAAACTACACACTATTAAAAATGCAAAAAACAAACTATTAGCCTTTATAAAACCACCTGATTGGATGCCTAAAAATGAATAG
- a CDS encoding SDR family NAD(P)-dependent oxidoreductase: MNRSILITGANAGIGKETARQLALIKETKIVYLACRNLEKAKAAKKELTETTKRDIFKIIILDVSRPETVKQAVQELPIAIDALIMNAGGTGGKTPEKLTPNGVTELTASNLLGHVVLVDELIAQNKLNNVALFASSEAARGIQKMGMKRPNLIENSVEEFVSIFNGTKFKDDFDPFQVYGWIKYGGTLWMSNMAKKHPKIKFISMSPGGTRGTNGMNDLPLLKRIFLKHIGMKIIMPLMGMSHSVKEGAKRFVEGINNPKFKSGVFYASKENVLTGQVVNQSSIWKDLDNHTFQNNADIAIHQFTN, from the coding sequence ATGAATAGATCAATATTAATAACAGGAGCTAATGCAGGGATTGGTAAAGAAACAGCTAGGCAATTGGCTTTAATAAAAGAAACAAAAATAGTTTATTTAGCCTGTAGGAATCTTGAAAAAGCTAAGGCTGCAAAAAAAGAGTTAACAGAAACTACAAAAAGAGATATATTTAAAATTATTATCCTAGACGTTTCTAGACCTGAAACAGTGAAACAAGCCGTTCAAGAATTACCTATAGCTATTGATGCGCTAATAATGAATGCAGGTGGAACGGGAGGAAAAACACCAGAAAAACTTACTCCAAATGGTGTCACGGAATTAACAGCTAGTAATCTTTTAGGACATGTTGTTCTTGTTGACGAGTTAATTGCACAAAACAAACTAAACAACGTTGCTTTATTTGCTAGTTCTGAAGCAGCAAGAGGAATTCAAAAAATGGGAATGAAACGCCCTAATTTAATTGAGAATTCAGTTGAAGAATTTGTTTCTATATTCAACGGTACAAAGTTCAAAGATGATTTTGATCCTTTTCAAGTTTATGGCTGGATTAAATATGGAGGTACATTATGGATGAGTAATATGGCTAAAAAACATCCTAAAATTAAATTTATCAGCATGAGCCCTGGAGGAACTAGAGGTACCAATGGTATGAATGATTTACCGTTATTAAAAAGAATATTCTTAAAACATATAGGAATGAAAATAATTATGCCTTTAATGGGAATGTCTCATTCTGTTAAAGAGGGCGCAAAACGATTTGTTGAAGGTATCAATAACCCTAAGTTTAAAAGCGGTGTATTTTATGCTAGTAAAGAAAATGTTTTAACTGGACAAGTAGTAAATCAAAGTAGTATTTGGAAAGATTTAGATAATCATACGTTTCAAAATAATGCTGATATAGCTATTCATCAATTTACTAATTGA
- a CDS encoding AraC family transcriptional regulator produces MKFEEKVITYKEKIVFIKLSMPFFNRTLKSYAENEACFMFVNKGEVGIRTPNNFLNLNHNTAMIAKCLNYFFEPCKNKNSQNKGVESVGIFLYPSLVEELFDLDITLSNYESNYNVKQVQVDLMLNNFRQSIDILLENPELVDDNIIKTKLKEFIQLMVKSQNSPSELDFLAALFKPNEIEFKKVIKQNLYANLSVKELALLTHLSESSFKRKFKEVFSESPRKYLTQKKLERAAEFLKSKNNRISEIAYDVGFDSVSTFNRNFTVYYGKSPSEYRLN; encoded by the coding sequence ATGAAATTCGAGGAAAAAGTAATAACATATAAAGAAAAAATAGTTTTTATCAAACTATCTATGCCTTTTTTCAATAGAACTTTAAAAAGTTATGCTGAAAATGAAGCTTGTTTTATGTTTGTTAACAAAGGCGAAGTGGGAATTAGAACTCCTAATAATTTTCTAAACCTGAATCATAATACAGCAATGATTGCCAAATGTTTAAATTACTTTTTTGAACCTTGCAAAAATAAAAACTCTCAAAATAAAGGAGTTGAGTCTGTAGGTATTTTTCTTTATCCATCTTTGGTAGAAGAACTATTTGACTTAGATATTACATTATCAAATTATGAAAGTAATTATAATGTAAAACAAGTACAGGTAGATTTAATGTTAAATAATTTTAGACAAAGTATTGACATTTTATTAGAAAATCCTGAGTTAGTAGATGACAACATCATAAAAACCAAACTAAAAGAGTTTATTCAATTAATGGTTAAATCGCAAAACTCACCTTCAGAATTAGATTTTTTAGCTGCTTTATTTAAACCAAATGAAATTGAATTTAAAAAAGTAATTAAACAAAACCTGTATGCCAATCTTTCAGTAAAGGAACTTGCCCTATTAACTCATTTGAGTGAATCTTCATTTAAAAGGAAGTTTAAAGAAGTTTTTAGTGAAAGTCCTAGAAAATACCTCACTCAAAAAAAACTAGAACGTGCAGCCGAGTTTTTAAAATCAAAAAACAATCGTATATCTGAAATTGCTTATGATGTAGGTTTTGACTCGGTATCTACTTTTAACAGGAATTTTACTGTTTATTATGGAAAATCTCCTTCCGAATACCGTTTGAACTAA
- a CDS encoding DUF2141 domain-containing protein, with translation MQKIVLITLFYVMNLLVAQAQDTVTITATFKGMQSDTGNLYVGLYNKEADFLKKRYKSQIVSVKNQQAMVKFTVPVGTYAISSYHDENENQKMDTSMFGIPKEPIGMSNNAKGFMGPPKYKDAKFEAKENIQIIIQVQ, from the coding sequence ATGCAAAAAATAGTATTAATCACCTTGTTTTATGTAATGAACTTGTTAGTAGCGCAAGCACAAGATACGGTTACCATAACAGCTACTTTTAAAGGAATGCAATCTGACACTGGGAATCTATATGTAGGTTTGTATAATAAAGAGGCAGATTTTTTAAAAAAGCGATACAAAAGTCAAATAGTTTCTGTAAAAAATCAACAAGCTATGGTGAAGTTTACAGTACCTGTAGGGACGTATGCTATTTCATCTTATCATGATGAAAATGAGAATCAAAAAATGGATACTAGCATGTTTGGAATTCCTAAAGAACCTATTGGAATGTCTAATAATGCTAAAGGTTTTATGGGGCCGCCAAAATATAAAGACGCCAAATTTGAAGCTAAGGAGAATATACAAATCATCATTCAAGTACAATAA
- a CDS encoding VOC family protein, whose translation MKIKKLKIHTQNFTAQIDFYTNVLNIPIAYKTETEVCFKVGNTDFILEKHYQSYPYHFAITIPANKEKEALTWLKERVSILTFEQKEIQDFKNWNAKAMYFYDKDKNIVEFIARKNLNNDSDQPFQSNSLVEISEIGLPVTTIQETYQTLSETIPLAIYDGNFERFCAIGDENGLFICIDKNAKDWFPTNDKAYSAPFEIDFTESNNQYHLSFTNGQVHISELKL comes from the coding sequence ATGAAAATTAAAAAGTTAAAAATACATACACAAAACTTTACAGCACAAATAGATTTTTACACCAATGTATTAAACATTCCTATAGCCTATAAAACCGAAACAGAAGTTTGTTTTAAAGTAGGGAATACTGATTTTATACTTGAAAAACACTACCAGTCCTATCCTTATCATTTTGCAATTACCATTCCAGCTAATAAAGAAAAAGAAGCTTTAACTTGGTTAAAAGAGCGTGTATCTATACTAACTTTTGAACAAAAAGAAATACAAGACTTTAAAAATTGGAATGCAAAAGCAATGTATTTTTATGATAAAGACAAAAATATTGTGGAGTTTATAGCACGTAAAAATCTTAACAATGATAGTGATCAGCCTTTTCAGAGTAATTCATTAGTAGAAATTTCTGAAATTGGACTTCCAGTAACTACTATTCAAGAAACTTACCAAACCTTATCGGAAACTATTCCCTTAGCCATTTACGACGGTAATTTTGAGCGTTTTTGTGCTATTGGTGATGAAAACGGATTGTTTATTTGTATTGATAAAAATGCAAAAGATTGGTTTCCTACCAATGATAAAGCCTATTCAGCTCCTTTTGAAATAGATTTCACTGAAAGTAATAACCAATACCATCTTAGTTTTACTAACGGACAGGTACATATTAGCGAACTGAAACTATAA
- a CDS encoding VOC family protein: MLINTPFFADLSTYTPQKTMAFYKALFNWKYYQENDYFMAYINNTAITGLYETPPKFKQLRMPHFWMTYIQVKNVTKIIENVEKNGGRIEISYELDVNEKVALVRDPLGAGFTIYEGSKLKNARTKDTKNTLIWNELHVSNLGKVIPFYQNIFHWEFKKIRDDFYYIINEEKLHIGDILEIPNSYKGKYEYWVCTFGVENLKLVKQKVMENGGSEITIDDNRILCTDNSKEAFFYLKEV, from the coding sequence ATGCTTATAAACACACCATTTTTTGCTGATTTATCTACTTATACACCTCAAAAAACTATGGCCTTTTACAAAGCGCTTTTTAATTGGAAGTATTATCAAGAAAACGATTACTTTATGGCGTACATAAATAATACAGCTATAACTGGTTTGTATGAAACACCTCCTAAATTTAAACAGCTTCGAATGCCTCATTTTTGGATGACCTACATTCAGGTAAAAAACGTAACTAAAATTATTGAAAATGTAGAAAAAAACGGTGGACGTATTGAGATTTCTTATGAATTAGATGTGAATGAAAAGGTTGCTTTAGTTAGAGATCCTTTAGGGGCTGGATTTACTATTTACGAAGGTTCAAAGTTAAAAAACGCACGTACAAAAGATACAAAGAACACGTTAATATGGAATGAATTACATGTATCAAACCTAGGAAAAGTCATTCCTTTTTATCAAAATATTTTTCATTGGGAGTTTAAAAAAATACGTGATGATTTTTATTACATTATCAACGAAGAAAAATTACATATAGGAGACATTTTAGAAATTCCAAATAGTTATAAAGGAAAATATGAATATTGGGTATGTACTTTTGGTGTAGAAAATTTAAAACTGGTAAAACAAAAAGTTATGGAAAATGGTGGTAGTGAAATAACTATAGACGATAATCGTATTTTATGTACTGATAATTCTAAAGAAGCTTTTTTTTACCTTAAAGAGGTTTAG
- a CDS encoding DNA alkylation repair protein gives MAELFKNIYNDRFFERFTNIVLAIQPNFNKTQFIKDIYTDNWEQKELKQRMRHITTVLNTHLSPNFEQNVELLIAVIQYIEQNNIKQESIEYMFLPDFIEVYGMNHYNVSVKAMEQITQFTSCEFAVRPFIIAYPDKMLTQMKAWSTHKHPMVRRLATEGCRPRLPWAMALPELKKDPTPILPILETLKGDVSESVRRSVANNLNDISKDNPEIVMQLAKKWMGTSKEIDWVVKHASRTLLKQGNSEIMELFGFGSIENIKITDFNIHTPKVSIGNYLEFSFKLKNISSPPSKIRLEYGLYYQKANGTLSKKVFKISEKQYDGQSTTAITRKQSFKIITTRRYHVGLHQVSLIINGQELEAFNFELIS, from the coding sequence ATGGCCGAACTATTTAAAAATATATACAACGATCGTTTTTTTGAGCGCTTTACCAATATTGTATTAGCCATTCAACCAAACTTTAATAAAACACAGTTTATTAAAGACATTTATACCGATAATTGGGAACAAAAAGAACTCAAACAACGAATGCGCCATATTACTACAGTGCTAAACACGCATCTTAGTCCCAATTTTGAGCAAAATGTAGAGTTACTAATCGCTGTTATTCAATACATAGAACAAAACAACATTAAACAAGAAAGTATTGAATACATGTTTCTACCCGATTTTATTGAAGTATACGGGATGAATCATTATAACGTTTCGGTAAAAGCCATGGAACAGATTACACAATTTACCAGTTGTGAATTTGCAGTACGTCCTTTTATCATTGCTTACCCTGATAAAATGTTGACACAAATGAAAGCTTGGTCTACTCACAAACATCCTATGGTACGTAGATTAGCCACTGAAGGTTGCAGACCTAGATTGCCGTGGGCAATGGCATTACCTGAATTAAAAAAAGATCCAACACCTATACTTCCTATATTAGAAACCTTAAAAGGAGACGTTTCTGAATCGGTACGAAGAAGTGTTGCCAATAACCTAAATGATATTTCTAAAGACAATCCTGAAATAGTGATGCAACTTGCTAAAAAATGGATGGGAACTTCTAAAGAAATTGATTGGGTAGTAAAACACGCTTCCAGAACACTTTTAAAACAAGGAAACTCAGAAATTATGGAATTGTTTGGTTTTGGAAGTATTGAAAACATTAAAATAACCGATTTTAACATTCATACCCCCAAAGTAAGTATTGGCAATTATCTGGAATTCTCTTTTAAACTAAAAAACATCAGTTCCCCTCCTAGCAAAATTAGATTAGAGTACGGTTTGTATTATCAAAAAGCCAATGGTACCTTATCTAAAAAAGTATTTAAAATAAGTGAAAAGCAATACGACGGACAATCTACCACAGCTATCACCAGAAAACAATCGTTTAAAATTATTACTACCAGAAGGTATCATGTAGGCTTGCATCAAGTTTCTTTAATTATTAATGGTCAAGAGCTCGAAGCTTTTAATTTTGAGTTAATTTCCTAA
- a CDS encoding Crp/Fnr family transcriptional regulator, whose translation MHNLLQEISTRCLITPKLQEHISSYFEVEEIKQGEIVLTQGSKANYLYFIEKGLLHNYYYHNGKQVSSWFYKENQFITSWYSFYTQQHSYEEIESLEDCVLYKISYSNYQKLITDFPAFGNFARLLAEEMLSFLDQFSKGWSFLSAKEKYQLLLSYFPTIELRIKLGYIASFLGISQETFSRLRAQK comes from the coding sequence ATGCATAATTTACTTCAAGAAATAAGCACTAGATGTTTGATAACACCTAAACTACAAGAACATATTAGTTCTTATTTTGAAGTAGAAGAAATCAAGCAAGGAGAAATTGTATTAACACAAGGTTCCAAAGCCAATTATCTTTATTTTATTGAGAAAGGACTATTACATAATTATTATTATCACAATGGAAAACAAGTTTCTTCTTGGTTTTATAAAGAAAATCAGTTTATTACTTCATGGTATAGTTTTTATACACAACAGCATAGTTATGAAGAAATAGAAAGCTTAGAGGATTGTGTTTTGTATAAAATCAGCTATAGCAATTACCAAAAATTAATTACAGATTTTCCTGCTTTTGGAAATTTTGCTCGTTTATTAGCAGAAGAAATGTTAAGCTTTTTAGATCAATTCTCAAAAGGATGGTCTTTTCTTTCTGCCAAAGAAAAATATCAACTCCTACTTTCTTACTTCCCTACTATTGAATTACGGATAAAACTAGGCTATATTGCTTCTTTTTTAGGTATTTCTCAAGAAACTTTTAGCAGACTTCGCGCCCAGAAATAG
- a CDS encoding DUF4345 domain-containing protein — protein MSNSRILKIYLFISGLILTAVGILTTFNPITIKANEGIEIAGNASALNDVRSFGMLLLVTALLLFLGSFKSSLRKSATIFSSLLFLSLGAGRILSIILDGMPSSGMVKATGLEVILGLVGLVLFIINNKQQSF, from the coding sequence ATGAGCAATTCAAGAATTTTAAAAATTTACTTATTTATTTCAGGTTTAATTTTAACAGCTGTTGGAATCTTAACCACATTTAACCCTATAACTATTAAAGCTAATGAAGGAATAGAAATAGCAGGAAATGCAAGTGCATTAAATGATGTTCGCTCCTTTGGAATGTTATTATTAGTTACAGCACTTCTTTTATTTTTAGGAAGCTTTAAAAGTTCTTTAAGAAAATCAGCAACAATTTTTTCTTCGCTACTTTTTCTTTCACTAGGTGCTGGAAGAATTTTAAGCATTATTCTAGATGGAATGCCTTCTAGTGGAATGGTTAAAGCCACTGGACTAGAAGTTATTTTAGGTCTAGTAGGACTTGTTCTTTTTATAATAAACAATAAACAACAATCTTTTTAA